The following proteins are encoded in a genomic region of Lujinxingia vulgaris:
- a CDS encoding carboxypeptidase regulatory-like domain-containing protein: MISLPKTSFSSMTRAAMIAALCVMAAACGRTEIGQRCETDSQCPEGGQCIGQICVSDDLPDVDLPDSEEPDGDEPDVEPILCEDDLDCGSGQCESAGDACVQSICDTEVGECVAQDCPVTCDEGEVQLGCRCVAEVCESDAECDGLICDEGQCRGCEIDAECADTQVCQAGECVAGPECESDAQCRPSEVCVEESCVERPDCTFDDDCGEQEQCIAGVCQFTPECTDDAQCGPRAECVGGYCQERLCRGNDTCGEGQLCDNGQCIDPPLTFSCVVITEGGLIAPNERVRLEAFAFDEEGNGVAADFMWSSSAPDVASIDGRDLVGGTTAGTTLVTATLATGDPIQCDGDAEFSNSGLVPVDVIRVVAQDMETGRPISGARVELGDQVATTDAGGLATFERVEGAYTVSVFHNNYNYLTVQGVQARDVRLPVSPRSGNGPAAGLTGSFDLSQLNTSGDINLGLAGASIAGDLLDLDLTRLLGDSFVTDFSIPGLGGADVPLPGGVIAYGSVFGLQVEGKQTYYVQSAGGARLAWGLAGQVPASDLIGLFSSPPDNVNAAIGTLLPLFSRFDHDQQPMVLESLPRALDLPDINGNGDTSEWLPDYNNFPEEDLVPSVRQRLSTAVEISNFPQLGDEAASLAVLVGGVQLEGPGFVPMGISATTDDDGDGRPDARTLFMAPPYGATVGGRYALLALAFSAEGDALATDFSAALWNGQTLNTATRLGTFPGASVLSANRGQRTIAIDADAGPIYRVRMVGEERSWDVWSMGAEGNNGEFSHSVAVPQPPQGREDLFTGGTILVDAIRTTVSIDDLVRSSGVGLRRAGLVTTSFNRTTLQN; the protein is encoded by the coding sequence ATGATCTCGCTCCCAAAGACCTCCTTCTCTTCCATGACGCGCGCCGCGATGATCGCCGCGCTCTGTGTGATGGCGGCCGCCTGTGGCCGCACCGAAATCGGACAGCGTTGCGAGACCGATAGTCAATGTCCCGAAGGAGGGCAGTGCATCGGGCAGATCTGCGTGAGCGATGATCTGCCCGACGTCGATCTTCCCGACAGCGAAGAGCCTGACGGCGATGAACCCGACGTTGAGCCCATCCTCTGCGAAGATGATCTGGATTGCGGTAGCGGCCAGTGCGAGAGCGCAGGCGACGCGTGCGTGCAGTCGATCTGCGACACCGAGGTGGGTGAGTGTGTGGCGCAAGACTGCCCGGTGACCTGCGATGAGGGCGAGGTTCAGCTGGGGTGCCGTTGCGTGGCAGAGGTCTGCGAGAGCGACGCTGAGTGCGACGGGCTGATCTGCGACGAGGGGCAATGCCGCGGCTGTGAGATCGACGCGGAGTGTGCCGATACCCAGGTCTGCCAGGCCGGCGAGTGTGTGGCCGGGCCGGAGTGCGAGAGCGACGCGCAGTGTCGCCCCTCCGAGGTGTGCGTCGAAGAGAGCTGCGTCGAGCGCCCCGATTGCACCTTTGATGACGACTGCGGTGAGCAGGAGCAATGCATTGCCGGAGTGTGCCAGTTTACCCCGGAGTGCACCGATGATGCCCAGTGTGGTCCCCGGGCAGAGTGCGTCGGGGGCTACTGTCAGGAGCGCCTCTGCCGCGGCAATGACACCTGTGGGGAAGGCCAGCTCTGCGACAACGGTCAGTGCATCGACCCGCCGCTGACCTTCTCATGTGTGGTCATCACCGAGGGCGGTCTTATCGCGCCGAACGAGCGCGTGCGCCTGGAGGCCTTTGCCTTCGATGAGGAGGGCAACGGCGTAGCCGCCGACTTTATGTGGAGCTCCAGCGCGCCGGATGTCGCCTCGATCGACGGGCGCGATCTTGTAGGGGGCACCACCGCCGGGACCACCCTGGTCACGGCGACGCTGGCCACGGGCGACCCGATTCAGTGCGACGGTGACGCCGAATTCAGCAACAGCGGTCTGGTGCCGGTCGATGTTATCCGCGTGGTCGCGCAGGATATGGAGACCGGCCGCCCGATCAGCGGCGCGCGGGTGGAGCTTGGCGACCAGGTCGCCACAACCGACGCCGGCGGCCTCGCCACCTTTGAGCGGGTCGAGGGCGCCTACACGGTCTCGGTCTTCCACAACAACTACAACTACCTGACGGTGCAGGGTGTTCAGGCGCGCGACGTGCGTCTGCCGGTCTCACCGCGCTCGGGCAACGGCCCGGCCGCCGGGCTTACTGGCTCCTTTGACCTGAGCCAGCTCAACACGTCTGGCGACATCAACCTGGGGCTGGCCGGAGCGAGCATCGCCGGCGACCTTCTGGACCTCGATCTGACGCGTCTTCTGGGCGACTCCTTTGTGACCGACTTCTCAATCCCGGGTCTTGGGGGCGCCGACGTGCCTTTGCCGGGCGGGGTCATTGCCTATGGCAGCGTCTTCGGGCTGCAGGTCGAGGGTAAGCAGACCTATTACGTGCAATCTGCAGGCGGCGCGCGACTGGCCTGGGGCCTGGCCGGCCAGGTGCCTGCCAGTGATCTCATTGGACTTTTCTCCTCACCGCCCGACAACGTGAACGCGGCGATCGGCACGCTTTTGCCCCTCTTCAGCCGCTTTGATCACGACCAGCAACCGATGGTCCTGGAGTCGCTGCCGCGCGCGCTGGATCTTCCCGATATCAACGGAAACGGCGACACCAGCGAGTGGCTCCCGGATTACAACAACTTCCCCGAAGAAGATCTGGTGCCCTCGGTGCGTCAGCGCCTCTCGACGGCGGTGGAGATCTCGAACTTCCCGCAGCTCGGCGATGAGGCGGCGTCGCTGGCGGTGCTCGTGGGTGGCGTGCAACTCGAAGGTCCGGGCTTTGTGCCGATGGGCATCAGCGCCACCACCGATGATGATGGCGACGGTCGCCCCGACGCGCGCACGCTCTTTATGGCGCCGCCTTACGGCGCGACCGTGGGTGGGCGTTACGCCTTGCTCGCGCTGGCGTTCAGCGCCGAGGGCGACGCGCTCGCCACGGACTTCTCCGCCGCGCTGTGGAACGGGCAGACGCTCAACACCGCCACTCGCCTGGGCACCTTCCCGGGCGCCTCGGTGCTCAGCGCCAACCGCGGTCAACGCACCATCGCGATCGATGCCGACGCCGGCCCGATCTACCGGGTGCGCATGGTCGGCGAGGAGCGCAGCTGGGATGTGTGGTCGATGGGCGCCGAGGGTAATAACGGTGAGTTCAGCCACAGCGTCGCTGTGCCGCAGCCCCCTCAGGGGCGCGAAGACCTCTTTACGGGCGGCACGATCCTTGTCGATGCCATCCGCACCACGGTCAGCATCGATGACCTCGTGCGCTCCAGCGGCGTGGGGCTTCGGCGTGCCGGTCTGGTGACCACCAGCTTTAACCGCACGACGCTTCAAAACTAA
- a CDS encoding serine/threonine-protein kinase, producing MIETGEKFGKYTLLQRLAVGGMAEIFKARTDGVDGFAKVLAIKRLHRQFSEDSEFASMLIDEAKLVVQLNHANIGQIFDLGVVGGQYYIAMEFIDGLDLHELSERVQRQHRQLPTEVAVYVAMEVAEALHYAHTKLGPDRKPLELVHRDVSPQNVMLSVDGEVKLVDFGIAKARMRAEQTQAGIIKGKFYYMSPEQALGHHIDGRTDVYALGMVLYEVLSGEHPFDRVPDGDLLRAVRQADFPPIEEVVPDLSPGLVAVIRRALMRNPELRYTSALELRRDLAEVARRELPAMGRMEMADFVRGYLDAHLPEETRAAGFEAMQRGEFEASQHSVIFDARAAELEGGGLEDDGGFAEDAHTQIFMRDDEHDDLEADAATALVDWSEHDGVETTEDRPALRSGAQEVVYPDDVMTREARPPARLLADSKAVPTAANPAVERRQKAQVGFGASLSTAPTSPEPAPKPSARQSVRGTQPRAAAQAPLKARIDRLIRTRPHLVGAALALLAIGVVGVAGVTLSGGAEEASSEQVAAASAPAAATHTDLMVSTEPANARVYLDDAFVGATPTTLNELRVGRGYALRFERDGYDVSELNLVAEAEMPPVVVQLEALGGILKITTSPPGASVYVDGDLLGESPVTAMGLARDEDHKVYAEFEGAEPQQQEIIWGEDDPRVREVHLSFDLPEEPAEEVASAPARSKERRAPRRRRAAQKPAASEERASAEALNIWELGGGAPAEAASGRLNVRVEGTDEARIYVDGALVASSPRLNGHALAPGQYDVRVYFTTLKRYSETRRVRVSSDDVASLTFRP from the coding sequence ATGATAGAAACCGGTGAGAAATTTGGCAAGTACACCCTGCTCCAGCGCCTCGCTGTGGGAGGGATGGCCGAGATCTTTAAAGCGCGCACAGATGGCGTCGACGGGTTTGCCAAGGTGCTGGCGATCAAGCGCCTGCACCGGCAGTTCTCCGAAGACAGCGAGTTTGCCTCGATGCTCATCGATGAGGCCAAGCTGGTGGTGCAGCTTAACCACGCCAACATCGGCCAGATCTTTGATCTGGGGGTGGTCGGTGGCCAGTACTACATCGCCATGGAGTTTATCGATGGGCTCGACCTCCATGAGCTCTCCGAGCGGGTGCAACGCCAGCATCGCCAGCTGCCTACCGAGGTGGCGGTCTATGTGGCGATGGAGGTCGCCGAAGCCCTGCACTACGCCCATACGAAGCTCGGGCCCGACCGCAAACCCCTGGAGCTGGTGCACCGCGATGTGTCGCCGCAAAACGTGATGCTCAGCGTGGATGGCGAGGTCAAACTCGTCGACTTCGGCATCGCCAAAGCGCGGATGCGCGCCGAGCAGACCCAGGCCGGCATCATCAAGGGCAAGTTCTACTATATGAGCCCGGAGCAGGCGCTGGGCCATCATATCGACGGCCGCACCGACGTGTACGCGCTGGGGATGGTGCTCTACGAGGTGCTCAGCGGGGAGCATCCTTTCGATCGCGTGCCCGATGGCGATCTGCTGCGCGCGGTGCGCCAGGCCGACTTCCCGCCGATCGAAGAAGTTGTCCCGGACCTCTCGCCGGGGCTGGTCGCGGTGATTCGCCGCGCGCTGATGCGAAACCCGGAGCTGCGTTACACCAGCGCCCTGGAGCTGCGCCGGGATCTTGCCGAGGTGGCCCGCCGCGAGCTTCCGGCGATGGGGCGGATGGAGATGGCCGACTTTGTGCGCGGCTACCTCGACGCGCATCTTCCTGAAGAGACGCGGGCGGCCGGTTTTGAAGCGATGCAGCGCGGCGAGTTTGAAGCCAGCCAGCACAGCGTGATCTTCGACGCGCGCGCGGCCGAGCTTGAGGGCGGTGGGCTTGAGGATGATGGCGGGTTTGCCGAAGACGCCCACACCCAGATCTTTATGCGCGACGATGAGCATGATGATCTGGAGGCCGACGCGGCCACAGCGCTTGTGGATTGGAGCGAGCACGATGGGGTCGAGACCACTGAAGATCGCCCGGCGCTTCGCTCCGGCGCGCAGGAGGTTGTGTACCCCGACGATGTGATGACCCGCGAGGCGCGCCCCCCGGCGCGCCTGCTGGCAGACTCCAAAGCGGTGCCCACCGCGGCCAATCCGGCTGTTGAGAGAAGGCAAAAAGCTCAGGTGGGCTTTGGCGCTTCGCTGAGCACGGCGCCAACTTCTCCTGAGCCAGCACCGAAGCCGTCTGCTCGCCAGAGCGTGCGCGGCACGCAGCCGCGCGCTGCGGCGCAGGCTCCGTTGAAGGCCCGCATTGACAGGTTGATTCGCACGCGGCCGCACCTGGTGGGCGCGGCGCTCGCGCTGCTGGCCATTGGCGTGGTGGGCGTGGCCGGCGTGACGCTCAGTGGTGGTGCTGAAGAGGCTTCTTCCGAGCAGGTCGCTGCCGCAAGCGCGCCGGCCGCGGCGACGCATACCGATCTGATGGTGTCGACGGAGCCCGCCAACGCGCGGGTCTACCTCGATGATGCTTTTGTGGGGGCGACGCCCACAACGCTGAACGAGCTTCGGGTGGGGCGAGGCTACGCGCTGCGTTTTGAGCGCGACGGCTACGATGTCAGCGAGCTCAACCTGGTGGCCGAGGCCGAGATGCCCCCGGTCGTGGTTCAACTCGAGGCACTGGGGGGCATCCTGAAGATCACCACCTCACCGCCCGGCGCCAGCGTCTATGTGGACGGCGATCTTCTGGGCGAATCGCCGGTGACGGCGATGGGGCTGGCACGCGACGAAGATCATAAAGTCTATGCGGAATTTGAGGGTGCCGAGCCTCAACAGCAAGAGATCATCTGGGGTGAAGATGACCCTCGAGTGCGCGAGGTTCACCTGAGCTTCGATCTTCCCGAGGAGCCCGCAGAAGAGGTGGCCAGCGCACCCGCCCGATCGAAAGAGCGCCGCGCTCCGCGGCGGCGTCGGGCTGCGCAAAAGCCTGCGGCATCGGAGGAGCGCGCCTCCGCCGAGGCGCTCAACATCTGGGAGCTCGGCGGCGGTGCGCCGGCGGAAGCCGCGTCCGGCCGGCTCAACGTGCGGGTCGAAGGCACCGATGAGGCGCGCATCTACGTCGACGGGGCGCTCGTCGCCAGCAGTCCTCGCCTCAACGGCCACGCGCTCGCGCCCGGGCAGTACGACGTGCGCGTCTACTTCACCACCCTGAAGCGCTACTCCGAGACCCGGCGCGTGCGCGTGAGCAGCGACGATGTCGCCTCGCTGACCTTTCGTCCGTGA
- a CDS encoding sigma 54-interacting transcriptional regulator: MAPNEPYSAQSQPTKIAYINGDPKTVHIRRAQLIINPGAEDQREVIFDQNVIKIGALEDNDVVLDDETVSRNHCRIVQEDDHYVVIDQGSTNGTHINGVRIREAFLSPNVILCVGNTNIRFRPIDEQVAVEPSRTERLGNIVGRSVKMREIFDILSKIAPTAATVVIEGETGTGKEVVAQTIHQMSPRKDKPFIVFDCGAVPESLIESELFGHEKGSFTGAIMTRKGLFEMAQGGTIFLDELGELSIDLQPKLLRVLEQREVRRVGSNKPIPINVRVVAATNRSLEDEVKEGRFREDLFYRLSVVRLFLPALRERVEDIPLLVDHFLKHLDCNLDFDGERRLQSVQPEALAALMAYEWPGNVRELANAIERACSFAETDMLQLADLPDYIAGQRPRNVDSGPLDEDDQWSEIPAKAELKEQPFKEAKEQWISSFERDYIAELLSRHGGNISQAAREADIDRKYFRKLMTKYGIVADELSS; the protein is encoded by the coding sequence ATGGCGCCCAACGAGCCCTATTCTGCGCAGTCTCAGCCCACCAAGATCGCTTATATCAACGGCGATCCGAAGACGGTACATATCCGTCGCGCCCAGCTGATCATCAACCCGGGTGCGGAGGACCAGCGCGAAGTCATCTTCGACCAGAACGTCATCAAGATCGGCGCGCTCGAAGATAACGACGTCGTGCTCGACGATGAGACCGTCAGCCGTAATCACTGCCGCATCGTCCAGGAAGACGACCATTACGTGGTCATCGACCAGGGCTCTACCAACGGCACGCACATCAACGGGGTGCGCATCCGGGAGGCCTTCCTCTCGCCAAACGTGATTTTATGCGTGGGCAACACCAATATTCGCTTTCGCCCCATCGACGAGCAGGTGGCCGTGGAGCCCTCGCGCACCGAGCGCCTGGGCAACATCGTGGGCCGCTCGGTGAAGATGCGCGAGATCTTCGACATCCTCTCAAAAATCGCCCCCACCGCCGCAACCGTTGTCATTGAGGGGGAGACCGGCACCGGCAAAGAGGTCGTCGCGCAGACCATCCACCAGATGAGCCCGCGCAAAGACAAGCCTTTCATCGTCTTTGACTGCGGGGCGGTGCCCGAGAGCCTCATTGAGAGCGAACTTTTTGGCCACGAAAAGGGCAGCTTCACCGGCGCCATCATGACCCGCAAAGGTCTTTTTGAGATGGCCCAGGGCGGCACGATCTTCCTCGATGAGCTTGGCGAGCTCTCCATCGATCTGCAGCCGAAGCTGCTGCGGGTGCTGGAGCAGCGCGAGGTGCGCCGGGTGGGATCCAACAAGCCCATCCCCATCAACGTGCGCGTGGTGGCGGCGACCAACCGCTCGCTCGAAGACGAGGTCAAAGAAGGCCGCTTCCGCGAAGACCTCTTCTACCGCCTGAGCGTGGTGCGCCTCTTTTTGCCGGCGCTGCGCGAGCGTGTGGAAGATATCCCGCTGCTGGTCGATCACTTCCTCAAGCACCTGGACTGCAACCTGGACTTCGATGGCGAGCGCCGCCTGCAGAGCGTGCAACCCGAGGCGCTGGCCGCGCTGATGGCCTACGAGTGGCCGGGCAACGTCCGCGAGCTTGCCAACGCCATTGAGCGGGCCTGCTCCTTTGCCGAGACCGACATGCTGCAGCTGGCCGATCTTCCCGACTACATCGCCGGGCAGCGGCCGCGTAACGTCGACTCCGGCCCGCTGGATGAGGATGATCAATGGAGTGAGATCCCGGCCAAAGCCGAGCTCAAAGAGCAGCCCTTTAAAGAGGCCAAAGAGCAGTGGATCTCGTCTTTTGAGCGCGACTACATCGCCGAGCTGCTCTCGCGCCACGGCGGCAACATCAGCCAGGCCGCGCGCGAGGCCGACATCGACCGCAAGTACTTCCGCAAGCTCATGACGAAGTACGGGATCGTGGCCGACGAACTCAGCTCTTAA
- a CDS encoding serine/threonine-protein kinase — protein sequence MRAVLQLNFSPVLAAFAGCQPPELRRRAQVHVLERPLLFGKYTLLERVSVGGMAEVFRAKPLGAPDPNRYFALKRILPHLAEDEDFIRMFIDEARLTVQLRHPNVVQNFELGKFQSSFYILMEFVAGQDLLALQKLVRRQNTILSVDMACHILHEIACGMDYVHRKTDENGNPLNIIHRDISPQNVLVSWDGQVKVIDFGIAKAASQSTRTQVGVLKGKFGYMSPDQVRGHDIDHRSDIFAMGTLFWELLTNQRLFRGESQIETMRLIRDPQIDSPCLYNPKVPPQVEAIVMRALAAEREDRYQWAGEMAADLKAYLTQQKPPYHRSQLTTWMRSAFAEEYDAEKQKRERFRRINTADDVRQVFSQNYGPGGADGDVELEEATQIWDVDEAPDEGVDLDAFVANHTVVQAGGLELSDYEAWADAPDTIDETRDEVDARLDEVLSAEPTGRHTMASPRPALRPSFDAEATDVTGVANPQRALAAIQNTGTRESPLLAGAAPAAAPVSSGLDAGTRRRIVAAFVTVLAVALLGTAALYLMMRTPPEPAAPPTATLDVQVAPAQGVSVWIDGVERAQGSPATIADLAPGTYAVELRHPEFEPLVRSITVGADERAELRADLAADLEVQLSWQQIDGLRVFVNTQEVSVRERSDALLGLPRGRHLIEALAPGHKPFSHHLIAEIGAENRVEIALEPSDRLLIAGESAHEVVLNGRSYGPPPVVLTDLSPERVYTLELGTFKSAIGFPELGLGRIESDAVHELPVRDSDDYGWLSVDTGEDWWSVYIDDINTGLVTPIEGDARIPVAAGQRTLSFRRGDRQVDFNIELRAGEGTGFRRDLRFEL from the coding sequence GTGCGCGCTGTACTTCAGCTGAACTTCTCCCCGGTGCTCGCAGCCTTTGCGGGCTGCCAGCCTCCAGAATTGCGACGCCGCGCGCAGGTCCACGTTTTGGAACGACCCCTTCTCTTTGGGAAATACACGCTCCTTGAGCGCGTCAGTGTCGGGGGCATGGCAGAAGTCTTCAGGGCCAAGCCCCTGGGCGCCCCGGACCCCAACCGCTACTTCGCGCTCAAGCGCATTCTGCCGCATCTTGCAGAAGACGAAGACTTCATCCGCATGTTCATCGATGAAGCCCGTCTTACCGTGCAGCTGCGTCACCCCAACGTGGTGCAGAATTTTGAGCTCGGGAAGTTCCAGTCGAGCTTCTACATCCTCATGGAGTTTGTGGCCGGCCAGGATCTGCTCGCCCTGCAGAAGCTGGTGCGCCGCCAGAACACGATCCTCTCGGTGGACATGGCCTGCCATATCCTCCACGAGATCGCCTGCGGCATGGACTACGTCCACCGCAAGACCGATGAGAACGGCAACCCCCTCAACATCATCCACCGCGACATCAGCCCGCAGAACGTGCTGGTGAGCTGGGATGGGCAGGTCAAGGTCATCGACTTTGGCATCGCCAAGGCCGCCTCACAGTCGACCCGCACCCAGGTGGGCGTGCTCAAGGGGAAGTTCGGCTACATGAGCCCCGACCAGGTGCGGGGCCACGACATCGACCACCGCAGCGACATCTTCGCGATGGGCACGCTCTTCTGGGAGCTGCTCACCAACCAGCGCCTCTTTCGCGGTGAGAGCCAGATCGAGACGATGCGGCTGATTCGAGATCCGCAGATCGACTCGCCATGCCTCTACAACCCGAAGGTGCCGCCGCAGGTGGAAGCCATCGTGATGCGCGCGCTGGCCGCCGAACGCGAAGATCGCTACCAGTGGGCCGGTGAGATGGCCGCCGATCTCAAAGCCTACCTCACTCAGCAGAAGCCGCCTTACCACCGCTCCCAGCTCACCACCTGGATGCGCAGCGCTTTTGCCGAGGAGTACGACGCCGAGAAGCAAAAGCGCGAGCGTTTTCGCCGCATCAACACCGCTGATGATGTTCGCCAGGTCTTCTCGCAGAACTACGGGCCGGGCGGCGCCGACGGCGACGTGGAGCTCGAAGAGGCCACCCAGATCTGGGATGTAGACGAGGCCCCCGATGAGGGTGTGGATCTCGACGCCTTCGTGGCCAACCACACCGTGGTGCAGGCCGGCGGGCTGGAACTCTCCGACTACGAGGCCTGGGCCGACGCACCCGACACCATCGATGAGACCCGCGATGAGGTTGACGCGCGCCTCGACGAAGTGCTCTCCGCCGAGCCCACCGGCCGCCACACCATGGCCTCGCCACGCCCCGCGCTTCGACCGAGCTTTGATGCGGAAGCCACCGATGTCACCGGGGTGGCCAATCCGCAGCGTGCGCTTGCGGCGATTCAAAACACCGGCACCCGCGAGTCGCCCCTGTTGGCCGGGGCCGCGCCGGCGGCTGCCCCTGTTTCTTCGGGGCTTGATGCCGGCACTCGCCGGCGCATCGTCGCAGCCTTTGTGACCGTGCTGGCGGTCGCGTTGCTCGGTACCGCCGCGCTCTATTTGATGATGCGCACGCCCCCCGAGCCCGCAGCGCCGCCTACGGCGACGCTGGACGTTCAGGTGGCGCCGGCGCAGGGCGTCAGCGTGTGGATCGATGGGGTCGAGCGGGCCCAGGGCTCCCCGGCCACGATCGCGGATCTTGCGCCCGGGACCTACGCCGTTGAGCTTCGCCACCCGGAGTTTGAACCGCTGGTGCGCTCCATCACCGTAGGAGCCGATGAGCGCGCGGAGCTTCGCGCGGATCTGGCGGCCGATCTCGAAGTGCAGCTGAGCTGGCAGCAGATCGACGGCCTGCGCGTCTTTGTAAACACCCAGGAGGTCAGCGTACGCGAGCGTTCCGACGCCTTACTGGGCCTGCCCCGCGGCCGCCACCTCATTGAGGCGCTGGCGCCGGGCCACAAACCCTTCAGTCATCATCTCATTGCCGAGATCGGTGCGGAGAATCGCGTCGAGATTGCCCTGGAGCCCTCCGACCGCCTGCTCATCGCTGGCGAGAGTGCCCACGAGGTCGTGCTCAACGGCCGCTCTTACGGCCCGCCGCCGGTGGTGCTCACCGACCTGAGCCCGGAGCGCGTTTACACCCTGGAGCTGGGTACCTTTAAGAGCGCCATCGGGTTTCCGGAGCTCGGCCTGGGGCGCATCGAAAGCGACGCCGTGCATGAACTTCCGGTGCGCGACAGCGACGATTACGGCTGGCTCAGCGTAGACACCGGTGAGGACTGGTGGAGCGTCTACATTGACGACATCAACACCGGGCTTGTGACCCCGATTGAGGGCGACGCGCGCATCCCGGTGGCCGCCGGCCAACGTACGCTGAGTTTTCGGCGAGGCGACCGCCAGGTCGACTTCAACATCGAGCTGCGCGCTGGCGAGGGCACCGGCTTTCGGCGCGACCTTCGCTTTGAGCTCTGA
- the fni gene encoding type 2 isopentenyl-diphosphate Delta-isomerase, which produces MSRPDISDRKRDHIELCADQDVEARIKTNLLDAVELFHDSLPELDVDAIDLSASFAGKRLKAPLLITGMTGGAPEAERINKELAMVAQELGLAFGVGSQRAMARNPDLTATYQVRDVAPDICLLGNIGAVQAAEMSTAQTEDLVGAIGADALCVHLNPGQELIQPEGDRDFRGCIDAIARLVEELSVPVIAKETGCGLSPRTLDRLAKIGVKHVDTSGAGGTTWIGVEAMRAPAAQQTLGELYWDWGVPTAASIVYAKRREMNVIGSGGLRTGYDAARAIALGADIAGMALPWLRACYNEGAPGARAFGERCLTALRTAMALTGSSNVDELRQAPKMIGPRLERWLAADPRR; this is translated from the coding sequence ATGAGCCGTCCGGACATCTCCGATCGAAAACGCGACCACATTGAACTTTGTGCCGACCAGGATGTGGAGGCGCGCATCAAGACCAACCTGCTCGACGCGGTGGAGCTTTTTCATGATTCGCTGCCGGAGCTCGATGTGGACGCCATCGATCTGAGCGCGAGTTTTGCGGGTAAACGCTTAAAGGCGCCGCTTTTGATCACCGGCATGACAGGCGGAGCGCCGGAGGCCGAGCGCATCAACAAAGAGCTCGCGATGGTGGCCCAGGAGCTGGGGCTGGCCTTTGGCGTGGGCAGCCAGCGGGCGATGGCCCGAAACCCCGATCTCACCGCCACCTACCAGGTGCGCGATGTGGCGCCGGATATCTGCCTGCTGGGCAACATCGGCGCGGTGCAGGCCGCCGAGATGAGCACCGCCCAGACCGAAGATCTGGTGGGGGCGATCGGCGCCGACGCGCTCTGCGTGCACCTCAACCCCGGCCAGGAGCTGATTCAGCCCGAGGGCGACCGCGACTTCCGCGGCTGCATCGACGCGATCGCGCGCCTGGTCGAGGAGCTCTCGGTGCCGGTCATCGCCAAAGAGACCGGCTGCGGGCTCTCTCCCCGCACGCTCGACCGCCTGGCGAAGATCGGCGTCAAACACGTCGACACCTCCGGCGCCGGGGGCACCACCTGGATCGGGGTGGAGGCGATGCGCGCGCCGGCCGCACAACAGACCCTGGGTGAGCTCTACTGGGACTGGGGCGTGCCCACGGCCGCCTCGATCGTGTACGCAAAGCGCCGTGAAATGAACGTTATCGGCTCCGGCGGGCTGCGCACCGGCTATGATGCGGCCCGCGCCATCGCGCTGGGCGCCGACATCGCGGGCATGGCGCTCCCCTGGCTGCGGGCCTGCTACAACGAGGGCGCGCCCGGGGCGCGCGCCTTTGGCGAGCGCTGCCTCACGGCGCTGCGCACCGCCATGGCGCTGACGGGATCGTCCAACGTCGACGAACTTCGCCAGGCCCCGAAGATGATTGGCCCGCGCCTGGAGCGCTGGCTTGCGGCCGATCCGCGGCGCTGA